From the Leptospira sp. WS60.C2 genome, one window contains:
- the ileS gene encoding isoleucine--tRNA ligase — MAKPETENPYSKTVLLPETNFPMKADLAKREPGQIQIWKEQKVFQKMKEIRKSKPSFVLHDGPPYANGNFHVGHSLNKILKDIIIKSKSLSGFQTDMIPGWDCHGLPIEVQVLKNLGKEARNTSPSELRKKCREYAAEFVGKQGEDLNRFLCFWDEDHKYLTMAPEFEARIVEVFGSLFEKGYIYKGKKPVYWCIDLATAHAEAEIEYQNHVSPSIYVKFAVKGETDTYCLIWTTTPWTLPANLAICFNEELPYSLFQSDSHGRLILADGLKESVEQKTGITLTKIKSLSSADLKQMVFLHPFLERESIPLFGNHVTLDAGTGCVHTAPGHGTDDYRVGTAAGLPTLSPVDDYGRYTDEFEMMKGVKIWDANPKIVELLKEKNALLHFSEFTHSYPHSWRSKKPLIFRATPQWFFSIDHNGLREESLKAIDKVQWIPDWGITRIRSMVESRPDWCLSRQRNWGVPIPSFTCKSCGHTHLDDKTIQHFIQIVKKEGIEVWYEKEAKDLLPKGTKCNNCGSEDLKQDKDILDVWFDSGVSSFAVFGDSIGKEPADLYLEGSDQHRGWFQSSLWPSMAIRKTPPYKSVLTHGYVLDEKGHAMSKSLGNVINPTTDIINQYGADILRLWVSTQDFRDDVKIGKDSIKTVSEAYRKIRNTFRYLLGNTSATTLAWNLKQEDLETIDRYYLHKLARLNEDVKKLYETYQFHQVYHKVLVFCTVDLSQDYFEIIRDRMYCDAKESKTRRSSEYTLAVILEVLSKLLAPILSFTTEEVWSNFGKKDSVFYSDFSDLTHWIDDSLEAKMKPVFATKEDVQKALEEARKLGKLGKSLEAEVFIPGNSLQNTEFTKDDLSLFFVVSEVSFDEKEISEVYSEWKGETGSIQIRKPHHHECPRCWRHVSETEGTLCKRCEEVVSKLSPKSH, encoded by the coding sequence ATGGCCAAACCAGAAACGGAAAATCCTTATTCAAAAACAGTTCTCCTTCCCGAGACCAATTTTCCCATGAAAGCCGACCTGGCAAAACGAGAGCCAGGCCAAATCCAAATTTGGAAAGAACAAAAAGTTTTCCAAAAAATGAAGGAAATTCGAAAATCAAAACCTTCCTTTGTTTTACATGATGGACCACCCTATGCCAATGGAAATTTTCACGTTGGTCACTCGCTGAATAAGATTTTAAAAGACATCATTATCAAATCCAAATCCCTTTCTGGTTTCCAAACCGATATGATTCCAGGATGGGATTGCCATGGACTTCCGATCGAAGTACAGGTGTTAAAGAATCTTGGCAAAGAAGCAAGAAACACAAGTCCAAGCGAACTTCGTAAAAAATGCCGAGAGTATGCCGCCGAGTTTGTTGGCAAACAAGGAGAAGACTTAAACAGGTTCCTTTGTTTTTGGGATGAGGATCACAAATACCTCACCATGGCTCCTGAATTTGAAGCAAGGATCGTTGAAGTTTTTGGTTCTCTTTTTGAAAAGGGATACATCTACAAAGGTAAAAAACCTGTGTATTGGTGCATTGATTTGGCAACGGCACATGCTGAAGCAGAGATAGAATACCAAAACCATGTTTCACCTTCCATCTATGTAAAGTTTGCTGTAAAAGGAGAGACAGATACATACTGTCTCATTTGGACCACGACTCCCTGGACACTTCCAGCAAACCTTGCGATTTGTTTTAACGAAGAACTTCCCTATTCCCTTTTCCAATCAGATAGTCATGGCCGACTCATCCTGGCCGATGGTTTAAAAGAATCAGTAGAACAAAAAACAGGGATCACACTTACCAAAATCAAATCTCTATCAAGTGCTGATTTAAAACAAATGGTCTTCCTCCATCCATTCCTCGAACGAGAGTCCATTCCCCTTTTTGGAAACCATGTGACACTCGATGCAGGAACGGGTTGTGTGCACACGGCTCCTGGTCACGGAACAGATGACTACCGAGTGGGAACAGCCGCAGGACTTCCAACACTTTCTCCAGTAGACGATTACGGCCGTTATACGGACGAATTTGAAATGATGAAGGGAGTGAAAATTTGGGATGCCAATCCAAAAATTGTCGAACTGCTCAAAGAAAAAAATGCCTTACTCCATTTTTCTGAATTCACTCACTCCTACCCACATAGCTGGAGAAGTAAAAAACCTCTCATCTTTCGTGCCACACCTCAATGGTTTTTTTCCATTGATCATAATGGACTCCGTGAAGAATCCCTGAAGGCAATCGACAAAGTACAATGGATTCCGGATTGGGGAATCACTAGAATTCGTTCTATGGTGGAATCAAGACCTGACTGGTGTTTGTCGAGACAAAGAAACTGGGGTGTTCCCATCCCTTCCTTTACCTGTAAGTCTTGTGGTCACACCCATCTCGATGACAAAACCATCCAACACTTCATCCAAATTGTCAAAAAAGAAGGAATTGAGGTTTGGTATGAAAAAGAAGCAAAAGACCTACTGCCAAAGGGAACAAAGTGTAACAATTGTGGTTCGGAAGACCTCAAACAAGACAAAGACATTTTAGATGTTTGGTTTGATTCGGGAGTTTCCAGCTTCGCTGTGTTTGGTGATTCTATAGGAAAAGAACCAGCTGATTTGTATTTAGAAGGTTCAGACCAACACAGAGGTTGGTTCCAATCTTCGCTTTGGCCTTCGATGGCAATTCGGAAAACACCACCGTATAAATCCGTTCTCACGCATGGGTATGTGTTGGATGAAAAAGGCCATGCCATGTCCAAGTCTCTTGGCAATGTGATCAATCCAACGACGGACATCATCAACCAATACGGAGCTGATATTTTACGACTTTGGGTGAGCACACAAGACTTCCGTGATGATGTCAAAATTGGAAAAGACTCCATTAAAACTGTCTCAGAAGCCTATCGTAAAATCCGAAATACCTTCCGCTATTTACTTGGAAATACAAGTGCAACAACGCTCGCTTGGAATCTGAAACAAGAAGATCTAGAAACCATCGATCGTTACTACTTACACAAACTAGCAAGACTCAATGAGGATGTGAAGAAACTATATGAAACCTACCAGTTCCATCAAGTGTATCACAAAGTCCTTGTTTTCTGTACGGTAGATTTATCACAGGACTACTTTGAAATCATTCGCGATCGGATGTATTGTGATGCGAAAGAATCCAAAACAAGACGTTCTTCCGAATACACACTTGCTGTGATTTTAGAAGTTCTCTCCAAACTCCTTGCCCCAATCCTTTCCTTCACCACCGAAGAAGTTTGGTCTAACTTTGGGAAAAAGGATTCTGTTTTCTATTCTGATTTTTCTGACCTAACACATTGGATCGATGACTCTCTTGAAGCTAAAATGAAACCAGTTTTTGCAACAAAAGAAGACGTACAAAAAGCGTTAGAAGAAGCAAGAAAACTAGGAAAACTAGGGAAGTCTCTTGAAGCAGAAGTTTTCATCCCTGGAAATTCCTTACAAAACACAGAGTTTACAAAAGACGATCTTAGCTTATTTTTTGTGGTATCCGAAGTCTCTT